The following coding sequences lie in one Acropora palmata chromosome 3, jaAcrPala1.3, whole genome shotgun sequence genomic window:
- the LOC141876074 gene encoding uncharacterized protein LOC141876074 has protein sequence MTGVIAEVMYKHLEGILPEEQKGCRRRSRGTKDQLLIDKAILKDCKRRHTNLAMAWIDYRKAYDMVPHSWIGECLEMFGIAVNIDSLVQTVHRFSIDMEFGIRKCGVLVLKRGKIAKMERVLLPDGQVMKEIEDRGYRYLGILETDHLKEKEMKDLFSKEYKRRLKLVLKSKLSGKNKIMAAKTWAVAILRYSAGVVEWKTDELKVLDRKTRKMMTLYGALHPKSDVDRVYLARQKEGRGLISCEMCVKAEENNLPWMCNQKGEAINHILSECKMLAQKEYKRRHDNIARLVHWKLCCKYDMSRGEKWYEHQPEGVVENEKCKIL, from the exons ATGACAGGCGTCATTGCTGAGGTAATGTACAAACACTTGGAGGGGATCCTACCTGAGGAGCAGAAGGGGTGTAGGAGGAGAAGTAGGGGGACCAAGGACCAGTTGCTGATTGACAAGGCAATCCTGAAAGATTGTAAAAGGAGACATACCAACCTAGCCATGGCCTGGATAGACTACCGCAAGGCGTATGACATGGTACCACATAGCTGGATAGGGGAATGCCTGGAAATGTTTGGTATTGCAGTTAAT ATTGACTCGCTTGTACAGACAGTCCATAGATTTAGCATAGACATGGAATTTGGAATAAGAAAGTGTGGGGTGCTGGTACTAAAACGCGGTAAAATTGCAAAGATGGAAAGAGTTTTACTACCAGATGGGCAGGTTATGAAGGAGATTGAGGATAGAGGGTATAGGTACTTAGGCATACTGGAAACAGATCACTTGAAGGAAAAGGAGATGAAGGACCTATTCTCAAAGGAATATAAACGTAGGCTGAAACTGGTGTTAAAGTCAAAGTTGAGTGGGAAGAATAAAATCATGGCTGCCAAGACATGGGCAGTTGCAATCCTAAGGTATAGTGCTGGTGTGGTAGAGTGGAAGACTGATGAGCTGAAGGTGTTGGATAGAAAGACCAGGAAAATGATGACACTATATGGCGCACTGCACCCCAAAAGTGATGTAGACAGGGTGTATCTAGCACGGCAGAAAGAAGGAAGAGGGCTTATTAGCTGTGAAATGTGTGTGAAGgctgaagaaaataatctgCCATG GATGTGTAACCAAAAGGGTGAAGCAATAAACCACATCCTAAGTGAGTGTAAGATGTTGGCACAGAAAGAGTACAAGAGAAGACACGACAATATTGCCAGATTGGTCCACTGGAaactctgttgtaagtatgACATGAGCAGAGGTGAGAAATGGTATGAACATCAACCGGAAGGGGtagtggaaaatgaaaaatgtaagatCTTGTAG
- the LOC141876075 gene encoding uncharacterized protein LOC141876075 — MNADLLSCKREAVAMTLLEQPPLDGYIRIMSELWDAKGYGDLGLSSPNFRDQAARLEKTLKESSENLSWEAQTDADSRVLAQRIVSTDAQIGANSTGFTSFPINTDFSIFEETGSESQYANLLASSNQHLHIASTPQIPGDVEQKEQGENHLNSPGCLPEYHTIYKPSMINWGKRSDGLQKPSPKLKAKDHQNVLSQRLLLWRQGKNNKLLREGIIIQGRIGKLKASEPPDRSKVFAKLVLEGQINSALRFLSETTSGGVLSLTDEVTSQLKQKHPNPQSAKLGSLLFGPIDDQYPDSVYTEVNGEMVRQAALRTKGAGGPSGVDANGFRRILASKSFKQSSTRLCEAIAIMTRTLCTQYIDPMTKDSLAANRLIPLDKGEGAVIPIGVGEVLRRIFGKCVMSVVKKDVVDASGSLQLCAGQTSGSEAAIHAMHTIFESDDTDAVLLMDASNAFNALKGAVARHNIRILCPIIAIYAINTYRQPARLFVIGGKEIVSAEGTTQGDPLAMGLYALSIQSTSSVQCEAMLVCR, encoded by the exons ATGAATGCCGATCTTCTAAGCTGCAAACGAGAGGCCGTGGCTATGACACTCTTGGAACAACCACCGCTGGATGGCTACATCAGAATTATGAGTGAGCTCTGGGATGCGAAAGGATATGGAGATCTGGGACTCTCAAGCCCGAACTTTCGAGATCAAGCAGCTAGACTTGAGAAAACGCTAAAAGAGAGCTCAGAAAACCTATCGTGGGAGGCACAGACGGATGCAGATTCAAGAGTTCTCGCTCAAAGAATCGTGTCTACGGATGCACAAATCGGAGCAAACTCGACAGGCTTTACTTCTTTTCCCATAAATACAGATTTCTCTATTTTTGAAGAAACAGGGAGTGAATCACAATATGCTAATCTGTTAGCCTCATCAAACCAACATTTACATATAGCTAGTACTCCTCAAATCCCAGGAGACGTAGAGCAGAAAGAGCAAGGTGAAAACCATTTAAACAGCCCGGGATGCCTTCCAGAGTATCACACCATTTACAAGCCATCTATGATCAACTGGGGGAAACGAAGCGATG GGCTCCAAAAGCCAAGCCCGAAGTTAAAGGCAAAAGATCATCAGAATGTCTTGTCTCAGCGCCTATTACTTTGGAGGCAAGGTAAAAATAATAAGTTATTACGGGAAGGTATAATTATTCAAGGTCGTATCGGAAAACTCAAGGCGTCGGAGCCGCCTGATAGATCTAAGGTTTTTGCTAAGCTTGTACTGGAAGGCCAAATCAACTCAGCGCTGCGTTTCCTGAGTGAAACAACTAGTGGTGGTGTGCTGTCTTTAACAGATGAGGTCACGTCGCAGTTAAAACAGAAACATCCCAATCCACAATCAGCCAAATTAGGTTCACTGCTTTTCGGGCCAATTGATGACCAGTATCCGGACTCCGTGTATACAGAGGTTAACGGTGAGATGGTCAGGCAAGCTGCCTTGAGAACAAAAGGAGCAGGAGGCCCGTCTGGGGTTGACGCGAATGGCTTCAGAAGAATCCTTGCTTCCAAGTCCTTTAAACAGTCATCGACAAGACTGTGTGAGGCAATAGCCATAATGACAAGGACTCTGTGTACACAATACATTGATCCTATGACCAAAGATTCCCTGGCAGCTAACCGTCTAATTCCACTGGATAAAGGCGAAGGTGCTGTCATACCAATAGGAGTCGGGGAAGTTTTAAGGAGAATTTTTGGAAAGTGTGTAATGAGTGTTGTTAAGAAGGATGTTGTCGATGCAAGCGGCTCACTCCAGCTGTGTGCTGGACAAACGTCCGGGAGCGAGGCTGCAATACACGCTATGCATACTATATTTGAATCAGATGACACTGATGCCGTACTTCTCATGGACGCCTCTAATGCATTCAACGCACTCAAGGGAGCAGTTGCACGGCACAACATCCGAATTCTGTGTCCTATAATAGCAATTTACGCTATTAATACCTACAGACAGCCAGCGCGACTATTTGTTATTGGTGGTAAAGAGATCGTGTCAGCAGAAGGAACAACACAGGGCGATCCGCTTGCTATGGGTCTATATGCCTTAAGCATCCAGTCTACAAGCAGCGTCCAGTGTGAAGCAATGTTGGTTTGCAGATGA